In Ananas comosus cultivar F153 linkage group 10, ASM154086v1, whole genome shotgun sequence, the following proteins share a genomic window:
- the LOC109716252 gene encoding putative disease resistance protein RGA4 — translation MKHLRVLEISSTSVFVLPESVCTLYQLQVLRIKSASSLPKRLNNLVSLRYLEANSDLISGIPDIGKLTSLQGLKHFQVKKEKGYELEQLQNLNELRGRLCIDNLENVESRDSAIAANLKEKEHLDMLQLVWRDGEDNVNSDLDVEILEGLQLPPYLTSLSLDGYRGRSCPSWPECQTSDIQEFALTWCGMLEALPLMMDQIYRSCISLELSHLPKLKALHALPPQLTILIIENTLSLIFVTKEDLHMSPADKRSIIEVMRKRMPKWFPHQYQESLVNNEKEMMNFIAATNDSNNEACSAKHNKSAPAADVDITAVWGRWLEVHERKMELIYSRQNEAKLLLPSTLTELWLKGCNITNRALSASLQTLTSLTRLSLEEIRTVTRLPSADVLGKLTSLQAIILRECWAITSLGGMGSLPCLTDLFLSGCPCLDSETAFLPSSLQSILFESCADVDVILANADLPCLSDLMITHCHMRTASLQFGDLRSLRSLSIRHCPGLLSLVYLQKLNSLEFLILQNCSNLEAVKNLPRSLKSIVIHGCPILEKESVEIEPLSGRRMLNGIPVEDSFEHAL, via the coding sequence ATGAAGCACCTTCGCGTCCTAGAAATATCGAGTACTAGCGTGTTCGTGTTGCCGGAGTCGGTGTGTACTCTGTATCAGTTACAGGTGCTGCGAATAAAAAGCGCTAGCTCGCTTCCTAAACGTCTTAATAACTTGGTTAGCTTGAGGTATCTAGAGGCAAATTCTGATTTAATTTCGGGGATACCTGACATTGGCAAGTTAACTTCCTTGCAAGGCCTAAAACATTTTCAggtgaaaaaggaaaaaggatatGAGCTAGAGCAACTACAGAACTTGAATGAACTTCGAGGACGCTTGTGCATTGATAATCTCGAGAATGTTGAGAGCAGGGATAGCGCCATTGCAGccaatttaaaagaaaaggagcaTCTTGATATGCTCCAGTTGGTATGGCGCGATGGTGAGGACAATGTAAATTCTGATTTGGATGTCGAAATTCTCGAGGGCCTCCAATTGCCTCCCTATCTTACCAGCCTGAGTTTAGATGGGTATCGAGGACGGTCGTGCCCGTCTTGGCCCGAATGTCAAACATCCGATATTCAGGAATTTGCACTGACGTGGTGTGGAATGCTAGAAGCGCTCCCACTGATGATGGACCAGATTTACCGATCATGCATATCACTTGAGCTCTCGCATCTTCCTAAACTTAAAGCATTACATGCCCTTCCACCACAGCTTACAATACTCATAATAGAAAATACACTGTCTCTCATCTTTGTAACAAAAGAAGACTTGCATATGAGCCCAGCCGACAAGAGATCCATAATAGAGGTCATGAGGAAAAGGATGCCGAAATGGTTTCCCCACCAATATCAAGAGTCCTTAGTCAACAAtgagaaagaaatgatgaatttCATAGCCGCAACGAATGACTCCAACAATGAAGCTTGCTCTGCAAAGCATAATAAGAGTGCGCCTGCTGCCGACGTGGATATTACTGCTGTCTGGGGGAGATGGTTGGAGGTGCATGAGCGAAAGATGGAATTGATTTACAGCAGACAAAATGAGGCCAAATTGCTTCTGCCCTCTACCCTTACCGAGCTCTGGCTTAAGGGATGCAACATTACTAACCGCGCATTGTCGGCAAGCCTACAAACTCTTACCTCCCTCACCCGCCTGTCGCTAGAAGAGATCAGAACAGTAACCCGTCTGCCATCTGCAGATGTCCTTGGCAAGTTAACATCACTCCAAGCTATAATTCTACGAGAGTGCTGGGCCATCACTTCGCTGGGTGGTATGGGATCCCTCCCTTGTCTCACAGATCTCTTTCTAAGTGGATGCCCCTGCTTGGACAGTGAAACTGCTTTCCTGCCGTCCTCGTTGCAGTCTATCCTTTTTGAGTCTTGTGCAGATGTAGATGTAATCCTAGCCAATGCAGATTTGCCATGTCTATCTGATCTTATGATAACTCATTGTCATATGCGAACAGCATCGTTACAGTTTGGCGACCTCCGATCTCTTCGCTCCTTGAGTATTAGGCATTGTCCTGGGCTCTTATCCTTGGTGTATCTGCAGAAACTGAACTCTCTAGAATTCCTCATTCTGCAGAACTGCTCAAATCTGGAGGCAGTGAAGAATTTGCCCAGGTCACTCAAGAGTATAGTAATACACGGATGTCCGATTTTGGAGAAGGAATCCGTAGAAATTGAGCCCCTTTCGGGCAGGCGTATGCTCAACGGCATCCCTGTAGAAGACAGCTTCGAACATGCTCTGTAA
- the LOC109716104 gene encoding putative disease resistance protein At3g14460, with amino-acid sequence MPVVESIGVAALGWVASPLVAKLLNEGFDSLGIDAEEKLQKLRASVLPVLKSVIEKAEGSPHRSEVEGWLQRLKDAYDGAEDALDRLNYDRLRRKAKAAARSSSGKRPTNPVRSSSVFRIPKPVKWVKKGGRDMLSPEKIKLKRRLNKLEKIAGEAKELSTLLGAQPETAESRQTISVPPPEVFGRDEKCDEIIWRLKREVAAIREPGSSSGVPIIAIVGRPGVGKTTLAQYVREQLGSESSHFHPIMWVHASRNLNAAEIMKDIIQQASLAGEPQEDLGDPDVAVLLSNLDAVVAGNLSSPEALRLKMNKKLNAKKFLLVIDDVWCHTEDDEKNWDTLFRCLSKCCCLPGSKILVTSQSDDAPRKIAAACGAAVKPILQLEELEENYFLDLFIHYALPSREINSRLREELEEKCKTIAKKLNKDPTAAKMVGETIATELADLLRSQGDWRTYLETIAQKDWSGATTKALMWSYQHLPAHLQRCFSYCSLYPRGHEFKARELVQLWMAQGFIKPDDQNETMEDAGNGYLEKLVSRFYIQFHNRDSHSFGTGKRGGYYTLHELLYDLAVKVTSSDCVRIEGNRQSEIPSTIRHLCIPADRLNENKKSICKLKKLRTLIVTKGESVVSDENVVTDIFKRLRKLRVLLVLGLNLEKLAKFNSEMKHLRILQLSGGTSEFVLPELVSTLYQLQVLEVENASSLPARLPPRLQKITIIRSPFLTFVTNEDLQLSQDDKRSIREVMRNRTQEWFRHQYKEDLVRNEREMRNFIATMNGREHNNSVPAADADIAAVWGRWLETYERKTELIYSRQNEAKLHLPSTITRLWLEGCNMTDHALSVCLQNLPSLTQLLLADLKMITRLPSADVLANLISLQTLRLSDCWALTSLGGIGSLPCLRKLFLIGCPCLDIKTAVLPPSLQSIFFDSCADADVILANANLPHLSHLTISRFHKQTASLQFGNLRSLQSLTVEHCSGLSSLVDLRELHSLKLLILESCPKLQSVAKVPRSLKRIVIYKCPLLEG; translated from the coding sequence ATGCCAGTAGTTGAATCGATCGGAGTAGCGGCGCTGGGATGGGTGGCGTCTCCCCTCGTGGCGAAGCTGCTCAACGAAGGCTTCGACAGCCTGGGCATCGACGCGGAGGAGAAGCTGCAGAAGCTGAGGGCCAGCGTCCTCCCGGTGCTGAAATCGGTGATCGAGAAAGCGGAGGGCAGCCCGCACCGGAGCGAGGTGGAGGGCTGGCTGCAGAGGCTGAAAGACGCTTACGACGGCGCGGAGGACGCGCTGGACCGCCTCAACTACGACCGCCTCAGACGCAAGGCTAAGGCAGCCGCAAGGAGCAGCAGTGGTAAGAGGCCAACAAATCCGGTACGTTCTTCTTCCGTTTTTCGCATACCAAAACCTGTGAAATGGGTGAAAAAAGGCGGCCGGGACATGCTGTCGCCTGAAAAGATCAAGCTGAAGCGAAGGCTGAACAAGCTGGAAAAGATCGCCGGCGAAGCCAAGGAACTCAGCACTTTGTTAGGCGCACAGCCTGAGACAGCAGAGAGCAGGCAGACCATCTCAGTGCCTCCACCGGAAGTGTTCGGCCGCGACGAAAAATGCGATGAAATCATTTGGCGTTTGAAAAGGGAAGTTGCAGCAATTCGCGAGCCTGGATCATCATCGGGCGTGCCTATAATTGCCATAGTCGGCCGCCCGGGGGTCGGGAAGACTACTCTCGCACAGTACGTTCGCGAGCAGCTGGGGAGCGAgtcatcacattttcatcccATCATGTGGGTCCACGCATCTCGCAATCTCAACGCAGCCGAAATTATGAAAGACATCATACAACAAGCTTCTCTCGCAGGCGAGCCTCAAGAAGATCTCGGTGACCCTGATGTCGCCGTGCTTCTTTCCAATCTCGACGCTGTGGTCGCGGGCAACCTTAGCTCGCCTGAAGCGCTGCGGCTGAAAATGAACAAAAAGCTGAACGCGAAGAAGTTCCTGCTCGTGATAGATGATGTTTGGTGCCACACAGAAGACGACGAGAAGAACTGGGATACACTATTCAGATGTTTAAGCAAATGTTGTTGTTTGCCAGGGAGCAAGATTTTAGTTACGTCTCAATCGGACGATGCGCCGAGAAAGATTGCTGCTGCCTGTGGTGCTGCTGTAAAACCCATTTTGCAGTTGGAGGAATTAGAGGAGAACTACTTTTTGGATCTTTTCATTCACTACGCATTGCCTAGCAGGGAAATCAATTCTCGCCTAAGAGAAGAGTTAGAAGAGAAATGCAAGACAATCGCTAAGAAGTTGAACAAGGACCCTACGGCGGCCAAGATGGTTGGCGAGACGATCGCTACAGAGCTGGCCGATCTCCTTCGTTCACAAGGTGATTGGCGTACGTATTTGGAAACGATTGCGCAGAAGGACTGGTCCGGTGCCACAACCAAAGCACTGATGTGGAGTTATCAGCATTTGCCTGCACATCTTCAACGTTGCTTCTCGTACTGCAGCCTGTATCCTAGAGGCCACGAGTTCAAAGCTCGAGAACTGGTTCAGCTCTGGATGGCGCAAGGTTTTATCAAGCCGGATGATCAGAATGAGACGATGGAGGATGCAGGCAACGGTTACCTTGAAAAGCTGGTGTCCAGATTCTACATTCAGTTTCATAACAGAGACAGCCACTCCTTCGGGACAGGTAAGCGTGGCGGCTACTATACTCTGCATGAATTGTTGTATGATCTAGCGGTAAAGGTTACTAGCAGTGATTGTGTCCGAATAGAAGGTAATCGTCAAAGCGAGATCCCGTCAACCATTCGCCATCTGTGCATACCGGCCGACAGACTGAACGAGAATAAGAAGAGCATTTGCAAACTGAAGAAACTTCGCACCCTAATCGTCACGAAAGGAGAAAGCGTTGTCTCAGACGAAAATGTTGTGACCGACATCTtcaagaggttaagaaagttGCGCGTGCTGCTGGTTTTGggattaaatttagaaaaactgGCAAAGTTTAACAGTGAAATGAAACACCTTCGCATCCTACAACTTTCAGGAGGTACTAGCGAGTTCGTGTTGCCGGAGTTGGTGTCCACTCTGTATCAGTTACAGGTGTTGGAAGTAGAAAACGCTAGCTCGCTTCCTGCACGCCTTCCTCCGAGACttcaaaaaatcacaataatTCGTTCACCATTTCTCACCTTCGTAACAAATGAAGACCTGCAGTTGAGCCAAGATGACAAGAGATCCATAAGAGAGGTCATGAGGAACAGGACGCAGGAATGGTTCCGACACCAATATAAAGAAGACTTAGTCCGCAACGAAAGAGAAATGAGGAATTTCATTGCCACAATGAATGGCCGAGAGCATAACAACAGTGTGCCTGCCGCCGATGCGGATATTGCTGCTGTGTGGGGGAGATGGTTGGAGACGTATGAGCGAAAAACGGAATTAATTTACAGCAGGCAAAATGAGGCCAAATTGCATTTGCCCTCTACCATTACTAGGCTCTGGCTCGAGGGATGCAACATGACCGACCACGCATTGTCGGTATGCCTACAAAACCTCCCCTCCCTTACGCAGCTGTTGTTAGCAGATCTCAAAATGATAACCCGTCTACCATCTGCGGACGTCCTTGCCAACTTAATATCACTCCAAACTTTGCGTCTGAGCGACTGCTGGGCTCTTACCTCCCTGGGTGGTATAGGATCCCTCCCATGTCTCAGAAAACTCTTTCTAATTGGATGCCCCTGCTTGGACATTAAAACTGCTGTCTTGCCACCCTCGTTGCAGTCTATTTTTTTTGATTCTTGTGCAGACGCAGATGTAATCCTAGCCAATGCAAATTTGCCACATCTATCTCATCTTACGATTTCTCGATTTCATAAGCAAACGGCATCATTACAGTTTGGCAACCTCCGATCTCTTCAATCCTTGACTGTCGAGCATTGTTCTGGTCTCTCATCCTTGGTGGATTTGCGGGAACTGCACTCTCTAAAATTACTCATTCTGGAGAGCTGCCCAAAGCTACAATCAGTGGCGAAGGTGCCCAGGTCACTGAAGCGTATAGTAATATACAAATGTCCGCTTTTAGAGGGATGA